A part of Vespula pensylvanica isolate Volc-1 chromosome 20, ASM1446617v1, whole genome shotgun sequence genomic DNA contains:
- the LOC122635932 gene encoding methylcrotonoyl-CoA carboxylase subunit alpha, mitochondrial isoform X2, producing the protein MLHCIATKIMYRSKKLQFLFKKNLLTSKARSYCETTQLAKIDKILIANRGEIACRISRTAKRLGIKTVAVYSDVDRNAMHVDLADEAYCIGPAQSSQSYLRQDKIISVAKQAKCQAIHPGYGFLSENVEFAELCQKENIIFIGPPASAIRDMGIKNKSKEIMAKAGVPVIPGYHGDDQSNETLLSEAKKIGFPLMIKAIRGGGGKGMRIVLNENEFLNALESARTESQKAFGDSAVLLEQCVDKPRHVEVQIFADKHGNAVYLFERDCSIQRRHQKVIEEAPAPGISQELRLELGETAVRAAKAVEHPVTEVITGLDLVEWQLKVAAGGVLPLEQEKIHLRGHAFEARIYAETPRNNFLPGAGNLFYLRTPETSETVRVETGVRQNDDVLVHYDPMIAKLVVWGSDRNEALRILRSKLCEYNVTGLDTNIEFIKDLCLHPDFQNGEVHTGFIAENSKKLFPDLRVPNETLIQGAIALILYEEMNALSISLKTNNPFSPFATETGLRLNHVLSRTFNFSVDNKNMEVNVKYIEPEVFSMRTNNIGPWRRVIGTLKKINNALELNTEIDGVIRRARVTKLGNRLHLFTNTREWQLNIANPKFLSELTKNVQLQPSAVVSPMSGIIDKVFVKRGDKIVQGDALVVIVAMKMEHLVKAPVDGIVEDVFCTVGDKVSKDELVVKLSE; encoded by the exons ATGCTGCATTGTATAGCTACCAAAATCATGTATCGCTCTAAAAAACttcaatttctatttaaaaa aaatttgttaACCTCGAAGGCGCGTTCGTACTGCGAAACTACGCAACTGGCAAAAATCGACAAA ATACTCATTGCAAATAGAGGAGAAATAGCGTGTCGAATATCGCGGACAGCCAAACGATTAGGAATAAAAACTGTAGCGGTGTACAGTGATGTAGATAGAAACGCGATGCACGTGGATCTTGCCGATGAAGCGTATTGTATCGGACCGGCACAGTCTAGTCAAAGTTACTTGAGgcaagataaaataatatctgttGCTAAACAAGCAAAATGTCAAGCGATACATCCAGGGTATGGTTTCCTTTCTGAAAACGTAGAATTTGCAGAACTTTGtcaaaaagagaatataatttttattggacCTCCTGCAAGTGCGATAAGAGATATGggcataaaaaataaatcgaaggaAATTATGGCCAAAGCCGGTGTACCCGTCATACCAG gCTATCACGGAGACGATCAATCCAATGAAACTTTATTATCAGAAGCCAAAAAGATCGGTTTTCCATTAATGATAAAAGCAATACGCGGCGGAGGTGGTAAAGGTATGAGAAtcgttttaaatgaaaatgaatttttgaatGCTCTGGAATCCGCGAGAACTGAATCACAAAAAGCATTTGGAGATTCAGCCGTTCTCTTAGAACAATGCGTCGACAAACCAAGGCACGTGGAAGTACAAATATTCGCGGACAAACATGGCAATgcagtttatttatttgagaGAGATTGCTCCATTCAAAGGAGACATCAAAAAGTGATCGAGGAAGCTCCAGCT CCTGGTATATCTCAAGAGCTACGATTGGAATTAGGCGAAACGGCTGTCCGTGCTGCAAAGGCT GTAGAACATCCTGTTACAGAAGTAATTACAGGATTAGATCTTGTGGAGTGGCAATTAAAAGTAGCCGCTGGTGGGGTGCTTCCTctcgaacaagaaaaaatccaTCTTCGTGGACATGCTTTTGAAGCTAGGATTTATGCGGAA ACtccaagaaataattttctacctGGTGCAGGAAATCTGTTCTATTTGAGAACTCCCGAGACATCGGAAACCGTTAGAGTCGAAACTGGCGTTAGGCAAAATGACGACGTGCTTGTTCATTACGATCCAATGATAGCTAAATTAGTGGTTTGGGGATCTGATAGAAATGAAGCACTTAGAATTCTTAGATCGAAACTTTGCGAATACAAC GTAACCGGACTTGATAcgaatattgaatttattaaagatttatGCCTCCATCCAGATTTTCAAAACGGAGAAGTTCATACGGGTTTCATAGCGgaaaatagtaaaaagttATTCCCAGATTTACGTGTTCCTAACGAGACGTTAATTCAGGGTGCCATTGCACTAATTTTATACGAGGAAATGAATGCCTTAAGTATATctttaaaaacgaataatcCCTTTAGTCCGTTTGCTACGGAAACCGGACTAAGACTTAATCATGTTTTAAGTAGAACATTCAACTTTTCTGTTGACAATAAGAACATGGAAgtgaatgtaaaatatattgagCCAGAAGTATTTTCTATGAGAACCAACAATATTGGACCATGGAGGAGAGTAATCGgtacattgaaaaaaataaataatgcgtTAGAATTAAATACAGAGATAGACGGAGTAATTAGGAGAGCAAGAGTTACAAAGCTTGGAAATAGATTGCACTTATTTACTAAT acTCGAGAGTGGCAATTGAATATAGCGAATCCTAAATTTCTATCCGAACTCACGAAGAACGTACAACTACAACCTTCCGCGGTGGTCAGTCCTATGTCTGGTATAATAGATAAAGTATTTGTTAAAAGAGGTGATAAAATTGTACAAGGTGATGCATTAGTTGTTATCGTTGCTATGAAAATGGAA CATCTAGTTAAAGCACCCGTGGACGGAATTGTCGAGGATGTTTTCTGTACGGTTGGCGACAAAGTTTCGAAGGATGAATTGGTCGTGAAACTATCGGAGtga
- the LOC122635932 gene encoding methylcrotonoyl-CoA carboxylase subunit alpha, mitochondrial isoform X3, producing MLHCIATKIMYRSKKLQFLFKKNLLTSKARSYCETTQLAKIDKILIANRGEIACRISRTAKRLGIKTVAVYSDVDRNAMHVDLADEAYCIGPAQSSQSYLRQDKIISVAKQAKCQAIHPGYGFLSENVEFAELCQKENIIFIGPPASAIRDMGIKNKSKEIMAKAGVPVIPGYHGDDQSNETLLSEAKKIGFPLMIKAIRGGGGKGMRIVLNENEFLNALESARTESQKAFGDSAVLLEQCVDKPRHVEVQIFADKHGNAVYLFERDCSIQRRHQKVIEEAPAPGISQELRLELGETAVRAAKAVGYIGAGTVEFIMDRTNHKFHFMEMNTRLQVEHPVTEVITGLDLVEWQLKVAAGGVLPLEQEKIHLRGHAFEARIYAETPRNNFLPGAGNLFYLRTPETSETVRVETGVRQNDDVLVHYDPMIAKLVVWGSDRNEALRILRSKLCEYNVTGLDTNIEFIKDLCLHPDFQNGEVHTGFIAENSKKLFPDLRVPNETLIQGAIALILYEEMNALSISLKTNNPFSPFATETGLRLNHVLSRTFNFSVDNKNMEVNVKYIEPEVFSMRTNNIGPWRRVIDWTLEIIFLDSRVAIEYSES from the exons ATGCTGCATTGTATAGCTACCAAAATCATGTATCGCTCTAAAAAACttcaatttctatttaaaaa aaatttgttaACCTCGAAGGCGCGTTCGTACTGCGAAACTACGCAACTGGCAAAAATCGACAAA ATACTCATTGCAAATAGAGGAGAAATAGCGTGTCGAATATCGCGGACAGCCAAACGATTAGGAATAAAAACTGTAGCGGTGTACAGTGATGTAGATAGAAACGCGATGCACGTGGATCTTGCCGATGAAGCGTATTGTATCGGACCGGCACAGTCTAGTCAAAGTTACTTGAGgcaagataaaataatatctgttGCTAAACAAGCAAAATGTCAAGCGATACATCCAGGGTATGGTTTCCTTTCTGAAAACGTAGAATTTGCAGAACTTTGtcaaaaagagaatataatttttattggacCTCCTGCAAGTGCGATAAGAGATATGggcataaaaaataaatcgaaggaAATTATGGCCAAAGCCGGTGTACCCGTCATACCAG gCTATCACGGAGACGATCAATCCAATGAAACTTTATTATCAGAAGCCAAAAAGATCGGTTTTCCATTAATGATAAAAGCAATACGCGGCGGAGGTGGTAAAGGTATGAGAAtcgttttaaatgaaaatgaatttttgaatGCTCTGGAATCCGCGAGAACTGAATCACAAAAAGCATTTGGAGATTCAGCCGTTCTCTTAGAACAATGCGTCGACAAACCAAGGCACGTGGAAGTACAAATATTCGCGGACAAACATGGCAATgcagtttatttatttgagaGAGATTGCTCCATTCAAAGGAGACATCAAAAAGTGATCGAGGAAGCTCCAGCT CCTGGTATATCTCAAGAGCTACGATTGGAATTAGGCGAAACGGCTGTCCGTGCTGCAAAGGCTGTAGGTTACATTGGAGCTGGTACTGTAGAATTTATAATGGATCGAACTAACCATAAGTTCCATTTCATGGAAATGAATACTCGTCTCCAGGTAGAACATCCTGTTACAGAAGTAATTACAGGATTAGATCTTGTGGAGTGGCAATTAAAAGTAGCCGCTGGTGGGGTGCTTCCTctcgaacaagaaaaaatccaTCTTCGTGGACATGCTTTTGAAGCTAGGATTTATGCGGAA ACtccaagaaataattttctacctGGTGCAGGAAATCTGTTCTATTTGAGAACTCCCGAGACATCGGAAACCGTTAGAGTCGAAACTGGCGTTAGGCAAAATGACGACGTGCTTGTTCATTACGATCCAATGATAGCTAAATTAGTGGTTTGGGGATCTGATAGAAATGAAGCACTTAGAATTCTTAGATCGAAACTTTGCGAATACAAC GTAACCGGACTTGATAcgaatattgaatttattaaagatttatGCCTCCATCCAGATTTTCAAAACGGAGAAGTTCATACGGGTTTCATAGCGgaaaatagtaaaaagttATTCCCAGATTTACGTGTTCCTAACGAGACGTTAATTCAGGGTGCCATTGCACTAATTTTATACGAGGAAATGAATGCCTTAAGTATATctttaaaaacgaataatcCCTTTAGTCCGTTTGCTACGGAAACCGGACTAAGACTTAATCATGTTTTAAGTAGAACATTCAACTTTTCTGTTGACAATAAGAACATGGAAgtgaatgtaaaatatattgagCCAGAAGTATTTTCTATGAGAACCAACAATATTGGACCATGGAGGAGAGTAATCG ATTGGACgctagaaattatttttctagacTCGAGAGTGGCAATTGAATATAGCGAATCCTAA
- the LOC122635932 gene encoding methylcrotonoyl-CoA carboxylase subunit alpha, mitochondrial isoform X1, producing MLHCIATKIMYRSKKLQFLFKKNLLTSKARSYCETTQLAKIDKILIANRGEIACRISRTAKRLGIKTVAVYSDVDRNAMHVDLADEAYCIGPAQSSQSYLRQDKIISVAKQAKCQAIHPGYGFLSENVEFAELCQKENIIFIGPPASAIRDMGIKNKSKEIMAKAGVPVIPGYHGDDQSNETLLSEAKKIGFPLMIKAIRGGGGKGMRIVLNENEFLNALESARTESQKAFGDSAVLLEQCVDKPRHVEVQIFADKHGNAVYLFERDCSIQRRHQKVIEEAPAPGISQELRLELGETAVRAAKAVGYIGAGTVEFIMDRTNHKFHFMEMNTRLQVEHPVTEVITGLDLVEWQLKVAAGGVLPLEQEKIHLRGHAFEARIYAETPRNNFLPGAGNLFYLRTPETSETVRVETGVRQNDDVLVHYDPMIAKLVVWGSDRNEALRILRSKLCEYNVTGLDTNIEFIKDLCLHPDFQNGEVHTGFIAENSKKLFPDLRVPNETLIQGAIALILYEEMNALSISLKTNNPFSPFATETGLRLNHVLSRTFNFSVDNKNMEVNVKYIEPEVFSMRTNNIGPWRRVIGTLKKINNALELNTEIDGVIRRARVTKLGNRLHLFTNTREWQLNIANPKFLSELTKNVQLQPSAVVSPMSGIIDKVFVKRGDKIVQGDALVVIVAMKMEHLVKAPVDGIVEDVFCTVGDKVSKDELVVKLSE from the exons ATGCTGCATTGTATAGCTACCAAAATCATGTATCGCTCTAAAAAACttcaatttctatttaaaaa aaatttgttaACCTCGAAGGCGCGTTCGTACTGCGAAACTACGCAACTGGCAAAAATCGACAAA ATACTCATTGCAAATAGAGGAGAAATAGCGTGTCGAATATCGCGGACAGCCAAACGATTAGGAATAAAAACTGTAGCGGTGTACAGTGATGTAGATAGAAACGCGATGCACGTGGATCTTGCCGATGAAGCGTATTGTATCGGACCGGCACAGTCTAGTCAAAGTTACTTGAGgcaagataaaataatatctgttGCTAAACAAGCAAAATGTCAAGCGATACATCCAGGGTATGGTTTCCTTTCTGAAAACGTAGAATTTGCAGAACTTTGtcaaaaagagaatataatttttattggacCTCCTGCAAGTGCGATAAGAGATATGggcataaaaaataaatcgaaggaAATTATGGCCAAAGCCGGTGTACCCGTCATACCAG gCTATCACGGAGACGATCAATCCAATGAAACTTTATTATCAGAAGCCAAAAAGATCGGTTTTCCATTAATGATAAAAGCAATACGCGGCGGAGGTGGTAAAGGTATGAGAAtcgttttaaatgaaaatgaatttttgaatGCTCTGGAATCCGCGAGAACTGAATCACAAAAAGCATTTGGAGATTCAGCCGTTCTCTTAGAACAATGCGTCGACAAACCAAGGCACGTGGAAGTACAAATATTCGCGGACAAACATGGCAATgcagtttatttatttgagaGAGATTGCTCCATTCAAAGGAGACATCAAAAAGTGATCGAGGAAGCTCCAGCT CCTGGTATATCTCAAGAGCTACGATTGGAATTAGGCGAAACGGCTGTCCGTGCTGCAAAGGCTGTAGGTTACATTGGAGCTGGTACTGTAGAATTTATAATGGATCGAACTAACCATAAGTTCCATTTCATGGAAATGAATACTCGTCTCCAGGTAGAACATCCTGTTACAGAAGTAATTACAGGATTAGATCTTGTGGAGTGGCAATTAAAAGTAGCCGCTGGTGGGGTGCTTCCTctcgaacaagaaaaaatccaTCTTCGTGGACATGCTTTTGAAGCTAGGATTTATGCGGAA ACtccaagaaataattttctacctGGTGCAGGAAATCTGTTCTATTTGAGAACTCCCGAGACATCGGAAACCGTTAGAGTCGAAACTGGCGTTAGGCAAAATGACGACGTGCTTGTTCATTACGATCCAATGATAGCTAAATTAGTGGTTTGGGGATCTGATAGAAATGAAGCACTTAGAATTCTTAGATCGAAACTTTGCGAATACAAC GTAACCGGACTTGATAcgaatattgaatttattaaagatttatGCCTCCATCCAGATTTTCAAAACGGAGAAGTTCATACGGGTTTCATAGCGgaaaatagtaaaaagttATTCCCAGATTTACGTGTTCCTAACGAGACGTTAATTCAGGGTGCCATTGCACTAATTTTATACGAGGAAATGAATGCCTTAAGTATATctttaaaaacgaataatcCCTTTAGTCCGTTTGCTACGGAAACCGGACTAAGACTTAATCATGTTTTAAGTAGAACATTCAACTTTTCTGTTGACAATAAGAACATGGAAgtgaatgtaaaatatattgagCCAGAAGTATTTTCTATGAGAACCAACAATATTGGACCATGGAGGAGAGTAATCGgtacattgaaaaaaataaataatgcgtTAGAATTAAATACAGAGATAGACGGAGTAATTAGGAGAGCAAGAGTTACAAAGCTTGGAAATAGATTGCACTTATTTACTAAT acTCGAGAGTGGCAATTGAATATAGCGAATCCTAAATTTCTATCCGAACTCACGAAGAACGTACAACTACAACCTTCCGCGGTGGTCAGTCCTATGTCTGGTATAATAGATAAAGTATTTGTTAAAAGAGGTGATAAAATTGTACAAGGTGATGCATTAGTTGTTATCGTTGCTATGAAAATGGAA CATCTAGTTAAAGCACCCGTGGACGGAATTGTCGAGGATGTTTTCTGTACGGTTGGCGACAAAGTTTCGAAGGATGAATTGGTCGTGAAACTATCGGAGtga